The following are from one region of the Methanospirillum hungatei genome:
- a CDS encoding DUF2493 domain-containing protein has translation MKKLIVTGLRTCERKDLVYAEISKYISEVGGVDEIISGGSNGVDQFTKQYAQEHGIKFKEFAPDFQSHINAATFIRDSQMAEYASHLLVLSNGISKESKNLITEARANNLQIKSVGGFEGRSESETFHAGVIPSLY, from the coding sequence ATGAAAAAACTCATTGTTACAGGACTTCGGACCTGCGAAAGAAAAGACCTCGTATATGCAGAAATTTCCAAATACATCTCTGAAGTAGGTGGAGTTGACGAGATAATATCCGGTGGATCAAATGGTGTTGACCAGTTCACCAAACAATATGCACAGGAACATGGGATCAAGTTCAAAGAATTTGCCCCTGATTTCCAGAGCCACATCAACGCAGCGACCTTCATCAGAGATTCACAAATGGCCGAATATGCATCGCACCTGCTTGTTCTCTCAAACGGTATCAGCAAGGAGTCAAAGAATCTGATCACCGAAGCTCGGGCAAACAATCTTCAGATCAAAAGTGTCGGAGGATTTGAAGGACGATCTGAATCAGAGACATTCCATGCAGGCGTAATTCCATCCCTGTACTAA
- a CDS encoding DUF2493 domain-containing protein, whose protein sequence is MKKLIVSGLRTCERKDLVYAEINKFISEIGGVDEIISGGSMGVDMYTKRYAEEHGIKFKEFAPDFQSHINAATFVRDSQMAEYGTHLLVLSNGISKESKNLITEAKANNLVIKSVGGFEGRSETETFYPGAIPSPY, encoded by the coding sequence ATGAAAAAACTCATCGTTTCCGGACTTAGGACCTGCGAAAGAAAAGACCTCGTATATGCAGAAATCAACAAGTTCATCTCTGAGATTGGTGGCGTAGATGAGATCATATCCGGTGGGTCAATGGGCGTTGATATGTACACCAAGCGATATGCAGAAGAGCACGGAATCAAATTCAAGGAATTTGCTCCGGATTTTCAGAGCCATATCAATGCAGCAACCTTTGTGAGAGACTCTCAGATGGCTGAATATGGGACCCATCTGCTTGTTCTTTCAAATGGGATCAGCAAAGAATCCAAAAACCTGATCACTGAAGCAAAAGCCAACAACCTTGTGATAAAAAGCGTTGGTGGATTTGAGGGACGATCTGAGACTGAGACATTCTATCCCGGTGCAATTCCATCTCCCTATTAA
- a CDS encoding hybrid sensor histidine kinase/response regulator: MTSSPDSTLHILIVEDNRTQAEYLRHLLEKKGHQVTVANNGYEAIERIQEKKPDIILTDVMMPDMDGYTLCKTVKKDEKSSDIPIILVTHLYSPVDVIKGLEAGADNFIIKPYDPEYIFSRIASIMQAKEHPKNEESYQPLDVVFSSEVHTIASSRMQILNILLSTYETAVKNNSELQVAHERLHYTNAQLQKLIEDLEQTNESLHLKNLERGRLETALHTATEKIETLSAALRQITNTQVKQSADLLAECDENRPDSSETVKDAYHLMKNAVTTLLNTQSYIRSGSGQRTWQPARNLIHSAITTIRTQAIRYENLIPEDIEVYVDSCLGTIMTDIVLALQDPSLKAGEIRFSFHVTENGYSLFLENDGQGIPESDKERIFSVEEGLNILPPLYLVREVLKMSGLTIAETGVPGHGTRYEIAIPEGSIRFASDITRP; this comes from the coding sequence ATGACATCAAGTCCTGACTCAACATTACATATCCTGATTGTTGAAGACAACCGAACACAGGCAGAGTATCTCAGGCACCTTCTTGAGAAGAAAGGGCATCAGGTTACGGTTGCAAACAATGGATATGAAGCAATTGAAAGAATCCAAGAAAAAAAGCCAGACATCATCCTGACCGATGTTATGATGCCGGACATGGATGGGTATACACTCTGCAAAACGGTGAAAAAAGACGAAAAATCTTCTGATATCCCGATAATTCTTGTAACACACCTGTATAGTCCGGTCGACGTTATCAAGGGCCTTGAGGCTGGTGCTGATAACTTCATCATCAAACCTTATGATCCGGAGTATATCTTTTCACGAATTGCCAGTATCATGCAGGCAAAAGAACACCCAAAAAATGAAGAATCATACCAGCCTCTGGATGTGGTGTTCTCGAGTGAAGTGCATACCATCGCCTCAAGCAGGATGCAGATCCTCAATATTCTTCTCTCCACCTATGAGACGGCAGTGAAAAACAATAGTGAACTGCAGGTAGCTCACGAGCGCCTTCATTACACGAACGCTCAATTGCAGAAATTGATCGAAGATCTTGAGCAGACAAATGAATCACTACACCTGAAAAACCTTGAGCGGGGGAGACTTGAAACTGCATTACATACCGCAACTGAAAAAATTGAAACTCTCTCTGCTGCGCTCAGACAAATAACCAATACACAGGTAAAACAATCTGCTGATCTCCTGGCAGAGTGTGATGAAAACCGGCCTGATTCAAGTGAAACGGTGAAAGATGCATACCATTTGATGAAGAACGCGGTGACCACTCTCTTAAATACACAATCCTATATCAGATCAGGATCAGGACAACGGACCTGGCAACCAGCAAGAAATCTTATCCACTCAGCTATCACCACTATTCGCACGCAGGCAATCAGATATGAAAACCTGATTCCGGAGGACATTGAGGTATATGTTGATTCCTGTCTTGGAACCATCATGACCGATATCGTCCTGGCATTACAGGATCCAAGCCTAAAGGCAGGAGAGATTCGGTTCTCATTTCACGTAACTGAAAACGGGTACTCATTATTTCTGGAGAATGATGGTCAGGGTATACCCGAAAGTGATAAAGAGAGGATCTTTTCTGTCGAAGAAGGGCTCAACATCCTCCCTCCTCTTTACCTGGTCAGGGAAGTGCTGAAGATGAGTGGTCTTACTATCGCCGAGACCGGAGTTCCCGGACATGGAACCAGGTACGAAATTGCAATACCAGAAGGATCCATCCGGTTTGCATCAGATATCACAAGACCCTGA
- a CDS encoding PAS domain S-box protein has translation MDSGSSKINQDILTTFTLGKKSLSISDISRLSGHHRHTVARYLDNLVSSGKLEMRQHGQKKKYYLSDIQPESSILNFSPHMLIILNIDLTIRWANDSFLRMINTTIEAISNLSIEALHLDDLFGPDLVAAIRMIRTGETRSEEARIEREDKVTLYLFTISSVSFQERPALVITGEDVTEKRALQEAIRTSESNLRLITESVHDMIIRWETDGTISYVSPACELLTGYVSQELMEKKISEFIHPEDLPRFQNGNHEQTVNWSRLPSSFRFRTLKGKWIWFETTTTPRLSESGEILDYISVWRDITAWLEAETKLALSEEKYRRLFEGAKDAIILMELTENLNHARFREVNNLTCQMTGYTYQEFLTLSLSDIIPSSMQVFFQEVVETFRQNEQAFFEIDLVRKDKSTLPVEVNAHLFYLQGKPVVLAITRDITEQRKTEAAIKEAHQRLEDILEFLPDPVFVLDAQGEVTAWNRAMEELTGTRKNDIIGKPDYACAMSFYHQKRPVLADYILSRDESILFRYNNTDIDGDKITADVQTLHPVTKNRIWLWIKAAPIYNLQGEIIGIIETLRDISERKIMELEIRKQNAIFEAVSRAASDILQSKSFEDAALRTIGLIGEATSVGKVCLLEKAPASSLQLIKSELEWDAKTGVAGRTRSPFSLRIKSEKDTSVIQSVFSEEKPVYSMVKDLSEEDRRVLEPYGVKSILLVPIRIRKDIWGAVGFLESNFERVWSRKEISAVEIGASLIGSAIMRFEAGENLEKSEKQFRTLAQNIPGIVFRVSLAGSDMEFYNDHLESVTGYSAKELASGQISSLIPLIFPDDKQRVIQAKKESIKTGESYEIEYRIIDKFGHIRVMSERGRPVADEKGLVVSIDGIIQEVNGAFG, from the coding sequence GTGGATTCCGGCAGTTCAAAAATAAACCAGGATATTCTTACTACCTTTACTCTCGGAAAAAAATCCCTGAGTATATCTGATATCTCCCGACTGTCTGGTCATCATCGGCATACAGTAGCACGATACCTGGACAATCTGGTCTCTTCTGGAAAGTTGGAGATGCGTCAACATGGGCAGAAGAAAAAATACTATCTATCAGATATCCAGCCGGAGTCCTCCATTCTTAATTTTTCCCCCCATATGCTCATCATTCTCAATATTGATCTGACCATCCGGTGGGCAAATGACTCATTTTTGCGCATGATCAATACAACAATAGAAGCGATATCAAATCTGAGTATTGAAGCATTACACCTCGACGACCTCTTCGGTCCTGACCTTGTTGCAGCAATCCGGATGATTCGGACAGGAGAGACCAGATCAGAAGAGGCGCGGATAGAGCGGGAAGATAAAGTTACCCTGTATCTTTTTACTATCTCATCAGTATCATTCCAGGAACGTCCTGCCCTTGTCATCACCGGTGAGGATGTCACAGAAAAAAGAGCACTCCAGGAAGCAATCCGAACCAGTGAATCCAATCTCCGGCTGATTACCGAAAGTGTCCATGATATGATCATCAGGTGGGAGACTGACGGAACCATCTCATATGTCTCTCCTGCTTGTGAGCTCTTAACCGGGTATGTCTCACAGGAACTGATGGAAAAGAAGATATCAGAATTTATACATCCTGAAGATCTTCCAAGATTTCAGAATGGGAACCATGAACAGACTGTTAACTGGTCACGGCTTCCCTCATCATTCAGATTCAGAACACTGAAAGGAAAATGGATATGGTTTGAAACCACAACAACGCCCCGACTCTCTGAATCAGGTGAGATACTTGACTATATTTCAGTATGGCGTGATATTACCGCCTGGCTTGAAGCAGAGACAAAACTTGCACTGAGCGAGGAAAAATATCGCCGGCTCTTTGAGGGCGCAAAAGATGCCATTATCCTGATGGAACTTACTGAAAATTTAAATCATGCCAGATTCCGGGAAGTAAACAACCTTACCTGCCAGATGACCGGATACACGTACCAGGAGTTTTTAACCCTCTCTCTTTCTGATATCATCCCCTCTTCAATGCAGGTTTTTTTTCAGGAGGTTGTCGAAACATTCAGACAAAATGAACAGGCTTTTTTTGAAATTGACCTGGTGAGAAAAGACAAATCGACTCTTCCGGTGGAGGTGAATGCCCACCTGTTTTACCTGCAGGGAAAACCGGTTGTATTAGCAATCACCCGTGATATTACCGAACAAAGAAAGACAGAAGCTGCTATCAAAGAAGCTCATCAGAGACTTGAAGACATTTTAGAATTTCTTCCTGATCCGGTTTTTGTCCTGGATGCACAAGGAGAGGTAACAGCGTGGAACCGTGCTATGGAAGAACTAACCGGCACCAGAAAGAATGACATTATCGGAAAGCCCGACTATGCCTGTGCTATGTCATTTTATCATCAAAAAAGACCAGTCCTCGCTGATTACATATTAAGCAGGGATGAATCAATCCTGTTCCGGTATAATAATACAGATATTGACGGTGACAAGATCACAGCTGATGTTCAGACCCTCCACCCAGTTACAAAAAACCGGATATGGCTTTGGATTAAAGCTGCTCCAATATACAACCTACAGGGAGAGATCATTGGCATTATTGAGACACTTCGCGACATCAGCGAAAGAAAAATAATGGAACTCGAGATCCGAAAACAAAACGCGATATTTGAAGCAGTAAGCCGGGCAGCCTCTGATATCCTTCAGTCAAAATCATTCGAGGATGCAGCACTCCGGACAATTGGTCTTATCGGGGAGGCAACATCTGTCGGAAAGGTATGTCTGCTTGAAAAAGCACCGGCGAGCAGCCTTCAGCTTATCAAATCCGAACTTGAATGGGATGCAAAAACCGGTGTAGCAGGAAGAACCAGGTCACCTTTTTCGCTTCGGATAAAGAGTGAAAAAGATACCTCTGTCATCCAGTCTGTCTTTTCCGAAGAAAAACCGGTCTACAGCATGGTAAAAGATCTCAGTGAAGAAGACCGACGGGTACTGGAGCCATATGGAGTAAAATCTATCTTACTTGTGCCCATCCGAATCAGAAAAGATATCTGGGGGGCAGTCGGGTTTCTTGAATCCAATTTTGAACGGGTGTGGAGCAGAAAGGAGATCAGTGCTGTTGAAATTGGTGCATCACTGATAGGAAGCGCCATCATGCGATTTGAAGCAGGAGAAAACCTTGAGAAGAGTGAGAAGCAGTTCAGGACTCTGGCGCAGAACATTCCAGGAATTGTATTCAGGGTTTCACTTGCCGGTTCAGATATGGAATTTTATAATGATCACCTGGAATCAGTTACCGGATACTCAGCAAAAGAACTTGCATCTGGGCAGATAAGTTCTCTCATCCCACTCATCTTTCCGGATGATAAACAACGGGTGATTCAGGCGAAAAAAGAATCCATTAAGACCGGAGAATCATACGAGATTGAGTACCGGATTATTGATAAATTCGGTCATATCAGGGTTATGAGTGAACGGGGAAGACCAGTAGCGGATGAGAAAGGTCTGGTTGTAAGTATTGATGGAATTATCCAGGAAGTCAACGGAGCTTTCGGATAG
- a CDS encoding bacteriohemerythrin: protein MAFIVWDEMYATGVASLDEQHKHLISLLNRMIEAIAQKKGKEELSYVIEEMGNYATTHFQAEETLMEKAGYSELEEHRLFHDAFIAKVDDFRLKYDACDEGLTAEVTIFLTNWLNEHLSIVNQEYIPFLKKAGKI from the coding sequence ATGGCATTTATCGTATGGGATGAAATGTATGCAACAGGTGTTGCTTCTTTGGACGAGCAACACAAACACCTGATATCACTGTTAAACCGGATGATTGAGGCAATAGCACAAAAGAAGGGAAAAGAAGAACTCTCATATGTGATTGAAGAAATGGGCAACTATGCCACAACTCATTTTCAGGCAGAAGAAACACTCATGGAGAAAGCCGGTTATTCAGAACTGGAGGAACACCGCTTGTTTCATGATGCATTCATTGCAAAAGTGGATGACTTCAGATTAAAATATGATGCCTGCGATGAGGGACTTACCGCTGAAGTCACGATATTTTTAACGAACTGGTTAAATGAGCATCTTTCTATTGTTAACCAGGAATACATCCCTTTTTTGAAAAAGGCCGGCAAAATTTGA
- a CDS encoding GNAT family N-acetyltransferase: MTTQQLMSDRLRLVPVTVETCIAELEKSPKLSALLDADIPGCWPPPLVTEETLHQFISMLQADEVRLCSWYWIQTSRILNGRDILIGGGGLFTNDDNSCELGYSVLTDFQNHGYATEAVKAILTYAFSVRDVEQIYAHTYPHLVPSVRVLQKSGFLFNGPGKEEGTIQFLITRKTAD; encoded by the coding sequence ATGACAACACAACAACTGATGAGTGATCGTCTCAGGCTTGTTCCTGTAACGGTTGAAACGTGTATCGCAGAACTTGAAAAATCACCGAAATTGTCCGCCCTGCTGGATGCAGATATCCCAGGGTGCTGGCCTCCGCCACTGGTGACTGAAGAAACCCTTCACCAGTTCATCTCCATGCTACAGGCCGATGAGGTCCGGCTCTGCTCGTGGTATTGGATTCAAACTTCCCGGATTCTAAATGGACGGGATATTCTGATCGGAGGTGGGGGATTGTTCACAAATGATGACAATTCCTGTGAACTTGGATATTCAGTTCTCACTGATTTTCAAAACCACGGGTATGCTACAGAGGCGGTGAAGGCTATTCTGACTTATGCATTCTCTGTCAGGGATGTGGAGCAGATATATGCACACACCTATCCACATCTTGTCCCATCGGTGCGTGTTCTTCAAAAAAGCGGTTTTTTGTTTAACGGACCAGGAAAAGAAGAGGGAACAATTCAATTCCTTATCACCCGAAAAACCGCTGATTAA
- a CDS encoding cache domain-containing protein, translated as MYKGAARLHMVIIVILLIIFSGNAGCSDKKSDLDPYIEDQIDIRNSENNQEIEYGNSNYSQIDAIQVRDDLISVISKELLLIDTSMTAHSIRISQSTPNKNEKKKILAEIRNISPHIQSPIILDKNLIITEVAYDEYEDLVGSDLSDQDHLNEVVRTGEPVMGTLIQTVEGIPAIPVSYPILVNNTVSGVLSILVDQKTLFADAILVADRDNRCNVYVLQPDGQILYDNEPDKTEKNTIGNSGSMDNSIIKKTIGQIETENSGNETVVIQSEDYPESNNRTHDIVWDTIAFHGKEWKIIVIKPLNNISN; from the coding sequence ATGTATAAAGGAGCAGCCCGACTTCACATGGTTATTATCGTTATCCTGCTCATAATATTTTCAGGTAATGCAGGATGTAGTGATAAAAAATCAGACTTGGATCCCTACATTGAAGATCAAATTGATATCCGCAATTCAGAGAATAACCAGGAAATTGAATATGGAAATTCAAATTACTCACAAATAGATGCAATACAAGTCAGGGACGATCTTATCAGTGTAATATCAAAAGAATTACTCCTGATTGATACCAGCATGACGGCACATTCAATCCGGATTTCACAAAGCACGCCAAATAAGAACGAAAAGAAAAAAATCCTTGCAGAAATCAGAAATATTTCCCCTCATATACAAAGTCCGATTATTCTTGACAAAAATCTCATAATAACCGAAGTTGCATATGATGAATACGAAGATCTCGTTGGTTCTGATTTATCAGACCAGGACCATCTCAATGAAGTGGTTCGGACAGGAGAACCAGTGATGGGAACCTTGATTCAGACTGTTGAAGGAATTCCTGCTATTCCGGTTAGCTATCCGATCCTGGTAAATAATACCGTCTCCGGAGTACTTTCAATACTGGTTGATCAAAAGACATTATTCGCTGATGCAATCCTTGTTGCAGATCGTGATAACAGATGTAACGTTTACGTCCTCCAGCCTGACGGACAAATACTCTATGATAATGAACCAGATAAAACGGAAAAAAATACCATTGGTAATTCAGGGAGCATGGACAACTCAATAATCAAAAAAACAATAGGACAAATTGAGACAGAGAATTCAGGGAATGAAACCGTTGTGATCCAAAGCGAGGATTATCCAGAAAGCAATAATAGAACTCATGATATAGTATGGGACACTATTGCGTTTCATGGAAAAGAATGGAAAATAATTGTCATCAAACCACTGAACAACATATCCAACTAA
- a CDS encoding PEGA domain-containing protein, which translates to MRVDIHNIICIFLMVMAACIMPCIADEENESIIIDPEDIPGPFPFPEPAGDDTPIPMPGPVDIPIGGDTGWYKITSNPSGAQVIFDGSDIGTTPAIVEIFSTGTPYHTVRVEKTGYEPWTRELSNNPGSGETLKIHANLVPVSCCTSLRITSAPSGAMLSINGVFHGYTPKTIDNIRYGSYQISLSREGYEPWSRYIRVSPDEENSYYIVLEPMFAPITSGTLMVESYPEGADIILDRTNRGKTPRTLTLPEGSHSLTINLPGYQQYSTSLFIRDKEQARISAQLIPTGNAPVPPVTPVPVIVASPVTSAGFTPDDLVTQGVKAADMYEQIGLSAFISEVNNPSGELSHQNMSISVLAENGTLLADPVSSMWVNENITSYADQNSVPYGNARLMIAKSGGGALYENDLSNTTSTGNVLLTVVQPIKDDIVISTSYSLNTPIPLITSEIVELLSSEEIINQDSVDLSIHEETILLEPNEDQNIFNQTDVHGTRSLPVIQALAFQGGGYCYIPEPSGADLTLAYVTGEKDGLATVRWVTKSGRETTKHELIHS; encoded by the coding sequence ATGAGAGTGGATATCCACAATATCATCTGCATTTTTCTGATGGTCATGGCAGCATGTATTATGCCATGTATCGCAGACGAAGAGAATGAGTCGATAATAATTGACCCTGAAGATATTCCCGGACCTTTCCCTTTCCCTGAACCAGCAGGCGATGATACCCCGATCCCGATGCCCGGGCCGGTTGATATACCAATAGGAGGGGATACCGGGTGGTACAAGATTACATCAAATCCATCTGGTGCACAGGTGATCTTTGATGGATCTGATATAGGGACTACCCCTGCAATAGTGGAAATTTTTTCCACCGGAACTCCATATCACACTGTTCGGGTTGAAAAAACAGGATACGAACCATGGACTCGGGAACTCAGCAATAATCCTGGTTCTGGAGAAACCCTAAAAATACATGCAAACCTGGTCCCAGTCTCCTGTTGCACCAGTCTTCGTATTACTTCCGCTCCATCCGGGGCTATGCTCTCTATTAATGGAGTATTTCATGGATACACCCCAAAAACCATTGATAACATCAGATATGGTTCATATCAGATATCACTGAGTCGTGAAGGATACGAACCATGGAGCAGGTATATCAGGGTAAGCCCTGACGAAGAGAACAGTTACTATATTGTCCTTGAGCCGATGTTTGCACCGATAACTTCAGGAACCCTGATGGTTGAATCATATCCGGAAGGAGCGGATATTATACTTGACCGGACAAACAGAGGAAAAACACCACGAACCCTGACTCTTCCGGAAGGATCTCATTCCCTGACCATAAATTTGCCCGGATACCAGCAATACTCAACATCCCTCTTTATCAGGGATAAAGAGCAGGCCCGTATCAGTGCCCAACTGATCCCGACAGGAAATGCCCCGGTACCCCCCGTTACCCCGGTTCCCGTTATCGTTGCATCACCTGTCACCTCTGCAGGATTTACTCCTGATGACCTGGTAACTCAGGGAGTAAAAGCAGCAGACATGTATGAACAAATAGGGCTCTCTGCATTCATCTCTGAAGTAAACAATCCATCCGGAGAATTATCTCATCAGAATATGTCAATATCAGTCCTGGCGGAAAACGGCACCCTCCTTGCAGACCCTGTCTCTTCCATGTGGGTGAATGAAAATATTACCAGTTATGCTGATCAGAATAGTGTTCCCTATGGCAATGCCAGACTCATGATTGCGAAGTCTGGAGGAGGAGCACTGTATGAAAATGATCTCTCCAATACAACCTCAACAGGAAATGTGCTCCTGACCGTAGTACAGCCGATCAAGGATGATATTGTCATATCCACATCATATTCGCTTAATACACCCATTCCACTCATCACATCAGAGATTGTAGAACTCCTCTCTTCAGAAGAGATAATAAACCAGGATTCAGTAGATCTGTCAATACACGAAGAAACAATTCTCTTAGAACCCAATGAGGACCAGAATATATTCAACCAGACTGATGTTCATGGCACCAGATCACTTCCGGTAATTCAGGCACTGGCATTCCAGGGTGGTGGGTACTGTTACATTCCAGAGCCATCCGGAGCAGATTTAACCCTTGCATATGTCACAGGAGAGAAAGATGGACTGGCAACAGTCAGATGGGTAACAAAATCAGGCAGAGAAACCACAAAGCATGAATTAATTCACTCTTAG